A genomic segment from Sporichthya brevicatena encodes:
- a CDS encoding M23 family metallopeptidase, whose amino-acid sequence MSTTTRFRPGPRWGVAVARLRIPLAAFAIVAMLFDALVGLPLPRFTSLVLVLAALALYFRGGRVHATPTLLDAPVTGRWFAVNSPADKVPSHGLHAYGQTYAVDLISRPTGEWKLDLHWRGPHTRPPEEYPGFGAPVLAPADGVVVRAKTSQRDHGARTSWPGVLLMTAEGALMEATGRILGNHVVIDIGEGRYVALAHLRRGSVTVRPGDAVQAGQHIGECGNSGNSSEPHLHVQVMDAPSIFFGAGLPMRFRGLVTEAGDEVDVPANEQAVLASPVH is encoded by the coding sequence ATGTCGACGACCACGCGATTCCGCCCCGGCCCCCGGTGGGGCGTCGCCGTCGCGCGGCTGCGCATCCCGCTCGCAGCGTTCGCGATCGTGGCGATGCTGTTCGACGCGCTTGTGGGGCTCCCGTTGCCGCGGTTCACCAGCCTCGTGTTGGTGCTCGCCGCTCTGGCGCTGTACTTCCGCGGCGGGCGGGTGCACGCGACGCCGACGCTGCTGGACGCTCCGGTGACCGGTCGCTGGTTCGCGGTGAACAGCCCCGCGGACAAGGTGCCGAGCCACGGGCTGCACGCGTACGGACAGACCTACGCCGTCGACCTGATCAGCCGGCCGACCGGCGAGTGGAAGCTCGACCTGCACTGGCGCGGACCGCACACGCGGCCGCCCGAGGAGTACCCGGGTTTCGGGGCGCCGGTGCTCGCCCCGGCCGACGGGGTCGTGGTGCGGGCGAAGACCTCCCAGCGCGACCACGGGGCGCGGACGTCCTGGCCCGGCGTCCTGCTGATGACCGCCGAGGGCGCGCTGATGGAGGCGACCGGGCGGATTCTCGGCAACCACGTCGTGATCGACATCGGGGAGGGCCGGTACGTGGCGCTCGCGCACCTGCGCCGCGGGTCGGTGACGGTGCGTCCGGGCGACGCGGTGCAGGCCGGTCAGCACATCGGCGAGTGCGGGAATTCGGGCAACTCCAGCGAGCCGCACCTGCACGTTCAGGTCATGGACGCGCCCAGCATCTTCTTCGGCGCGGGCCTGCCGATGCGCTTCCGTGGGCTGGTCACGGAGGCCGGCGACGAGGTCGACGTCCCGGCGAATGAGCAGGCGGTGCTGGCGAGTCCGGTCCACTGA
- a CDS encoding AMP-binding protein, whose protein sequence is MTFAARLAAERPDEIALRAPDGDWTWAQADAALRPMVNGLLSARYRPTRRVAVYAENSGRTLLYYAAATLAGCSAVAVNFHLTPEETAYILTHSQADLLIVDDVTAERGMTAARLAGVPAVVGGSGSVSGVISLADASAFAGDAEPPTSQEPRPTMVYTSGTTGTPKGVELPLTSWVGGANIDEHLERLAQNSMVAHGRHLVVGPMYHSGPITGTRLFLGGAPVTVLGRFDAENLLATIERDRIGSSIVVPTHLQRVMALPPEVRDRYDLSSLKFLLQVGAKFPEPDKRATIEWLASRGLPDVLWESYGASEVGTTCMISAAEWMERPGSVGRAIPPFEASILDDDDKPVPPGTEGRLFFRAPPGHGLRYVDGQGTGDGEPFTLGEIGVMDDEGYVWITDRASDMVVSGGVNIYPAESEKVLLDHEAVAEVACIGVPHPDLGEALHAVVVATAPVSADDLLAYCRDRLTLYKCPRTVEFVDALPRTPVGKLDKKALRAARQ, encoded by the coding sequence ATGACGTTCGCCGCCCGCCTCGCGGCGGAGCGCCCCGACGAGATCGCTCTCCGGGCGCCCGACGGGGACTGGACCTGGGCCCAGGCCGACGCCGCTTTGCGGCCGATGGTGAACGGGCTGCTCTCCGCGCGGTACCGGCCGACCCGGCGGGTCGCGGTCTACGCCGAGAACAGCGGGCGGACCCTGCTCTACTACGCGGCCGCGACCCTGGCCGGGTGCTCGGCGGTGGCGGTGAACTTCCATCTCACGCCTGAGGAGACCGCGTACATCCTGACGCACAGTCAGGCCGACCTGCTCATCGTGGACGACGTCACCGCGGAGCGCGGGATGACGGCCGCCCGGCTGGCGGGCGTCCCCGCCGTGGTGGGTGGGAGCGGCTCGGTCAGCGGCGTCATCTCCCTGGCCGACGCATCGGCGTTCGCGGGCGACGCCGAGCCCCCGACGTCCCAGGAACCCCGGCCGACGATGGTCTACACGTCCGGGACGACCGGGACCCCGAAGGGCGTCGAGCTTCCGCTGACGTCCTGGGTCGGCGGGGCGAACATCGACGAACACCTCGAGCGGCTCGCGCAGAACTCGATGGTCGCGCACGGGCGGCACCTCGTCGTCGGGCCGATGTACCACTCGGGGCCGATCACCGGCACGCGCCTGTTCCTCGGCGGGGCACCCGTCACGGTGCTCGGGCGGTTCGACGCCGAGAACCTGCTCGCGACGATCGAGCGCGACCGCATCGGGTCGTCGATCGTCGTGCCCACACACCTGCAGCGGGTGATGGCGCTGCCGCCCGAGGTGCGCGACCGGTACGACCTGTCGTCGCTGAAGTTCCTGCTCCAGGTCGGCGCGAAGTTCCCGGAGCCGGACAAGCGCGCGACGATCGAGTGGCTCGCCTCGCGGGGGCTGCCCGACGTGCTGTGGGAGTCGTACGGCGCGTCCGAGGTCGGGACGACCTGCATGATCAGCGCCGCCGAGTGGATGGAGCGGCCGGGCTCGGTGGGCCGCGCGATCCCGCCGTTCGAGGCGAGCATCCTCGACGACGACGACAAGCCGGTGCCGCCCGGCACCGAGGGACGCCTGTTCTTCCGGGCGCCGCCCGGCCACGGGCTGCGGTACGTCGACGGGCAGGGCACCGGCGACGGTGAGCCGTTCACCCTCGGCGAGATCGGCGTCATGGACGACGAAGGGTACGTCTGGATCACCGACCGCGCGTCGGACATGGTCGTCTCCGGGGGCGTGAACATCTACCCCGCCGAGTCGGAGAAGGTGCTGCTCGACCACGAGGCCGTCGCCGAGGTCGCGTGCATCGGCGTCCCGCACCCGGACCTGGGCGAGGCGCTGCACGCGGTCGTCGTCGCGACTGCGCCGGTGAGCGCCGACGACCTGCTGGCGTACTGCCGCGACCGCCTGACGCTCTACAAGTGCCCGCGCACGGTGGAGTTCGTCGACGCCCTGCCGCGCACCCCCGTCGGGAAGCTCGACAAGAAGGCGTTGCGAGCCGCACGGCAATAG
- a CDS encoding wax ester/triacylglycerol synthase family O-acyltransferase, with protein sequence MPEGPDRMSALDAFFFYTEEDGRNHMHVGGFALADGTAPSAEEVAKALAPKIARIPRYTQLARPAPLHVNRPEWVPAPDFDITEHVRRVTAPEPGHVGVCRVVGDLISVQLDRSRPLWEVVVIDGVAEGQFAIFWKIHHSMVDGVSGTQLLTILFDDSPDGPTTELPPLPAGADVAPRSRLRSTTDAVTGLGKDAVGRVRSLRPSTVTKAARVGAAGLALTRRNLMPDLRSPLTGPIGATRSFDFCAIPFSDVKTVRGAFGGTVNDVVLTIVLDGFRELLESRGLKVTGKHLRLMNPVALRERDAEGRPLGDGTMETKASALMPRLPLDVDDPVQRLEFVRGHLAELKQTAQADAVSAMNEIQAVLPGTLNAIYLRASSAMPQRSLQTTVTNVHGPTIPLFLLGRPLRRIANYAPPFPVGARSSVTVYSYNGELVFGITTDRESLPDVDRIAAGIQRSMDELLERAAVLNT encoded by the coding sequence ATGCCTGAGGGTCCCGACCGAATGTCGGCGCTCGACGCGTTCTTCTTCTACACCGAGGAGGACGGGCGCAACCACATGCACGTCGGCGGGTTCGCGCTCGCCGACGGCACCGCGCCGAGTGCCGAGGAGGTCGCGAAGGCGCTCGCGCCGAAGATCGCGCGCATCCCGCGGTACACCCAGCTCGCCCGGCCGGCTCCGTTGCACGTGAACCGCCCGGAGTGGGTCCCGGCGCCCGACTTCGACATCACCGAGCACGTCCGCAGGGTGACTGCGCCCGAGCCGGGGCACGTCGGCGTCTGCCGCGTCGTGGGCGACCTGATCTCCGTCCAGCTCGACCGGTCGCGGCCCCTCTGGGAGGTCGTCGTGATCGACGGCGTCGCCGAGGGCCAGTTCGCGATCTTCTGGAAGATCCACCACAGCATGGTCGACGGGGTCTCCGGGACGCAGCTGCTGACGATCCTCTTCGACGACTCCCCGGACGGCCCGACCACCGAGCTGCCGCCCCTGCCCGCCGGCGCGGACGTCGCCCCCCGCTCGCGCCTGCGCTCGACGACCGACGCCGTCACCGGCCTCGGCAAGGACGCCGTCGGCCGGGTGCGCTCGCTGCGTCCCTCGACGGTGACCAAGGCCGCCCGGGTCGGCGCGGCCGGCCTCGCGCTGACCCGGCGCAACCTGATGCCGGACCTGCGCAGCCCGCTGACCGGACCGATCGGCGCGACGCGCTCGTTCGACTTCTGCGCGATCCCGTTCTCCGACGTGAAGACCGTGCGCGGCGCGTTCGGCGGCACCGTCAACGACGTCGTGCTGACGATCGTGCTCGACGGCTTCCGCGAGCTGCTGGAGTCCCGTGGCCTGAAGGTGACGGGCAAGCACCTGCGGCTGATGAACCCTGTCGCGCTGCGCGAGCGCGACGCCGAGGGCCGCCCGCTCGGCGACGGGACGATGGAGACCAAGGCCTCGGCGCTGATGCCCCGGCTGCCGCTCGACGTCGACGACCCGGTGCAGCGCCTGGAGTTCGTCCGGGGCCACCTCGCCGAGCTGAAGCAGACCGCGCAGGCCGACGCCGTCAGCGCGATGAACGAGATCCAGGCCGTGCTCCCGGGGACGCTGAACGCGATCTACCTGCGGGCCAGTTCCGCGATGCCGCAGCGCTCGCTGCAGACGACGGTGACGAACGTGCACGGGCCGACGATCCCGCTGTTCCTGCTCGGCCGACCGCTGCGGCGGATCGCGAACTACGCGCCGCCGTTCCCGGTCGGGGCGCGGTCGTCCGTCACCGTCTACAGCTACAACGGCGAACTCGTCTTCGGCATCACCACCGACCGCGAGTCGCTGCCCGACGTCGACCGGATCGCGGCTGGCATCCAGCGCTCGATGGACGAGCTGCTCGAACGCGCCGCTGTGCTGAACACCTGA
- a CDS encoding FAD-dependent oxidoreductase, with translation MTDVDVLVVGSGAAGLCAALAAVEHGAHRVLVAEGSPEVGGSSRLSGGIVMGSRSGVQHANEIYEEEDDLFHDYRSLMRWDIAAGPVRKFARRSGETIDWLAAHGVPFFDRLIFGGEERRPRSHAVDGGGQALIDALHRAATARQIDIALGQRVDRLLVEDGRVVGVAVGDDEITAAAVVLATGGFGAAPEKIAELFPSAWDPERTWYIGHDGARGDALDLAGALGAQVTGHDRGLRTLGPGGTFVNEALLPGWVVLLDPNGHRFADETAPYGILDNAVRAHGNRCVAFLDAAALEPPADLADRYRDAYKQVWPNHAPFKPRHYKTEMIEFLLGQKTAFVADDIASLAVEVGLDPTAVVGEIDRYNAFADAGTDADYGKAGKFLVPLRTPPFYAVPLYPIAVNLTGAGLRIDDCARVVGADGRPVPGLFAAGECVGGLLGPLYMGSGNSLGLATGVGRIAGEEAAALATGAQH, from the coding sequence ATGACCGACGTCGACGTCCTCGTGGTGGGGTCCGGCGCGGCCGGGCTGTGCGCGGCGCTGGCCGCGGTCGAGCACGGCGCGCACCGCGTGCTGGTCGCGGAGGGTTCGCCGGAGGTCGGCGGCTCCTCGCGCCTCTCGGGCGGCATCGTGATGGGCAGCCGCAGCGGTGTGCAGCACGCGAACGAGATTTACGAGGAGGAGGACGACCTCTTCCACGACTACCGCTCGCTGATGCGGTGGGACATCGCCGCCGGACCGGTCCGCAAGTTCGCGCGCCGGTCGGGCGAGACCATCGACTGGCTCGCCGCGCACGGCGTCCCGTTCTTCGACCGGCTGATCTTCGGCGGCGAGGAGCGCCGACCGCGGTCGCACGCCGTCGACGGCGGCGGGCAGGCGCTGATCGACGCGCTCCACCGCGCCGCGACGGCCCGTCAGATCGACATCGCGCTCGGGCAGCGGGTCGACCGCCTGCTCGTGGAGGACGGCCGCGTCGTCGGCGTCGCCGTCGGGGACGACGAGATCACCGCGGCCGCCGTCGTTCTCGCCACCGGCGGGTTCGGGGCCGCGCCGGAGAAGATCGCGGAGCTGTTCCCCTCGGCGTGGGACCCCGAGCGCACCTGGTACATCGGGCACGACGGGGCCCGCGGCGACGCCCTCGACCTCGCAGGTGCGCTCGGCGCGCAGGTCACCGGCCACGACCGCGGGCTGCGGACGCTCGGCCCGGGCGGCACGTTCGTCAACGAGGCCCTGCTGCCGGGGTGGGTCGTCCTGCTCGACCCGAACGGCCACCGCTTCGCCGACGAGACCGCGCCCTACGGGATCCTCGACAACGCGGTGCGCGCGCACGGCAACCGGTGCGTCGCGTTCCTCGACGCCGCGGCCCTCGAGCCGCCGGCCGACCTCGCCGACCGCTACCGCGACGCGTACAAGCAGGTGTGGCCGAACCACGCCCCGTTCAAGCCGCGGCACTACAAGACCGAGATGATCGAGTTCCTGCTCGGTCAGAAGACCGCGTTCGTCGCCGACGACATCGCGTCGCTCGCCGTCGAGGTCGGCCTGGACCCGACCGCGGTCGTCGGCGAGATCGACCGCTACAACGCGTTCGCCGACGCGGGGACCGACGCCGACTACGGCAAGGCGGGCAAGTTCCTCGTGCCGCTGCGGACTCCGCCGTTCTACGCGGTGCCGCTGTACCCGATCGCGGTCAACCTCACCGGGGCCGGGCTGCGCATCGACGACTGCGCGCGCGTGGTCGGTGCGGACGGGCGCCCGGTGCCCGGTCTGTTCGCGGCCGGAGAATGTGTCGGCGGCCTGCTCGGGCCGCTCTACATGGGCAGCGGCAACTCGCTCGGCCTCGCGACCGGTGTCGGCCGGATCGCGGGCGAGGAGGCCGCGGCCCTGGCGACGGGAGCACAGCACTGA
- a CDS encoding nuclear transport factor 2 family protein: MTYASLPPAIVGFLAALERRDLDGVLDHFTADATYAYAMPLPALEGREAIGAMFGKLLVEAEAVRWDIVGYAVDGDRVWTERVDRFTFAGREVPIEVAGVFELEGEKIRAVRDYVDMATWRERKEA; this comes from the coding sequence ATGACGTACGCGAGCCTTCCCCCGGCGATCGTCGGGTTCCTGGCGGCGCTGGAGCGCCGGGACCTCGACGGAGTCCTCGACCACTTCACCGCCGACGCGACTTACGCCTACGCGATGCCGCTGCCGGCCCTGGAGGGACGGGAGGCGATCGGCGCGATGTTCGGCAAGCTCCTCGTCGAGGCCGAGGCAGTGCGGTGGGACATCGTCGGCTATGCCGTCGACGGCGACCGGGTCTGGACCGAGCGCGTCGACCGCTTCACCTTCGCCGGCCGTGAGGTGCCGATCGAGGTCGCCGGCGTCTTCGAGTTGGAGGGCGAGAAGATCCGCGCCGTGCGCGACTACGTCGACATGGCGACCTGGCGGGAGCGGAAGGAAGCATGA
- a CDS encoding PaaI family thioesterase — protein MSNQTLEPLEPELEHLHNRPGPQAPSAEWAEWANGTPQLRGLGIECTAAADGTAEFTVSSVPYVPNPNGSVNGGMLSAIADQVMGVLTAMACPPGYLAATASLHIQFHRPAHAPLDVRGALLPGGSRVKFVEVVIRDRTGEHCATAQGTMIVGGAARPESGESR, from the coding sequence ATGAGCAACCAGACGCTGGAACCGCTGGAGCCCGAGCTCGAGCACCTGCACAACCGCCCCGGCCCGCAGGCGCCCTCCGCGGAGTGGGCGGAGTGGGCCAACGGCACGCCGCAGCTGCGCGGTCTCGGTATCGAGTGCACGGCGGCGGCGGACGGCACGGCGGAGTTCACGGTCTCGTCGGTGCCGTACGTCCCGAACCCGAACGGCTCGGTCAACGGCGGGATGCTCTCGGCGATCGCGGACCAGGTGATGGGCGTGCTCACCGCGATGGCGTGCCCGCCGGGGTACCTCGCGGCCACCGCGTCCCTGCACATCCAGTTCCACCGCCCGGCCCACGCGCCGCTCGACGTGCGCGGGGCGCTGCTGCCCGGCGGGAGCCGCGTCAAGTTCGTCGAGGTCGTTATCCGCGACCGCACCGGCGAGCACTGCGCGACGGCCCAGGGCACGATGATCGTCGGCGGCGCCGCCCGCCCGGAGTCAGGAGAGAGCCGATGA
- a CDS encoding PEP-utilizing enzyme, with protein sequence MVDIAPPWVVDSPLSTRFPVYTRANAGEVTPSVATPLFWSQIGGPPAEQVWKRVLADFGAFDLDEFRDDAIDIQGMLHGYVYLNLSNLRVFGARMPGASPELMDRTYLGERSDVPPYEPHPDDAKPEYTERILATVNRVFATEHRGDLVELAAETERSRAARPDYTTLSDADLVALQRERMQQYKPFLYAHLMLVYEGSLVTGLLETTLAPLGDPTLVARVLTGLGNIASAAPSAALWRLSRLVTGSPALTAAFDAGLDGVLDRIAALDEPAAAEFRAGWDQFLHDFGSRSAMEWEAMPQTWETHPQIPLGLLERMRLQPDDRDPEAQSRRLAAEREALTADLRAQLADQPEAVGSLDLALRLSGVFMPARELSKSNLIRVLHEARLPMRALAQRYVAADLLQRPEDITMLREDELDAFVADPASTVPTIRERWEWHAALSEREPPYIVMAGEVPPVTSWPLRSEPNVAPARSGDALTGLPACPGVATGRARIISDPADARDLEPGEILVAPMTDPGWTPLFTSAEAVVVDIGSTMSHAAIVSRELGIPCVLGVQHASVRIPNGALLTVDGTAGIVTVH encoded by the coding sequence GTGGTCGACATCGCGCCGCCGTGGGTGGTCGACAGCCCCCTGAGCACCCGGTTCCCGGTCTACACCCGCGCCAACGCGGGCGAGGTCACGCCCTCGGTCGCGACGCCGCTGTTCTGGTCGCAGATCGGCGGCCCGCCCGCCGAGCAGGTGTGGAAGCGGGTGCTCGCCGACTTCGGCGCGTTCGACCTCGACGAGTTCCGCGACGACGCCATCGACATCCAGGGGATGCTCCACGGCTACGTGTACCTGAACCTGTCCAACCTGCGGGTGTTCGGCGCCCGCATGCCCGGCGCCTCGCCGGAACTGATGGACCGCACCTACCTCGGCGAGCGCTCCGACGTCCCGCCCTACGAGCCGCACCCGGACGACGCGAAGCCCGAGTACACCGAGCGGATCCTCGCGACCGTCAACCGGGTCTTCGCGACCGAGCACCGGGGTGACCTCGTCGAGCTCGCCGCGGAGACCGAGCGGAGCCGCGCCGCTCGGCCGGACTACACGACGCTGTCGGACGCCGACCTCGTCGCGCTCCAGCGGGAGCGGATGCAGCAGTACAAGCCGTTCCTCTACGCGCACCTGATGCTGGTCTACGAGGGGTCGCTGGTCACCGGCCTGCTCGAGACGACGCTCGCCCCGCTCGGCGACCCGACGCTGGTCGCGCGCGTGCTCACCGGCCTCGGCAACATCGCCTCGGCCGCGCCGTCGGCGGCGCTCTGGCGGCTCTCCCGCCTGGTCACCGGTTCCCCCGCGCTGACCGCGGCCTTCGACGCCGGACTCGACGGCGTTCTCGACCGCATCGCCGCGCTCGACGAGCCCGCCGCGGCGGAGTTCCGCGCCGGGTGGGACCAGTTCCTCCACGACTTCGGCTCCCGTTCCGCGATGGAGTGGGAGGCGATGCCGCAGACGTGGGAGACCCACCCGCAGATCCCGCTCGGGCTCCTGGAGCGGATGCGCCTGCAGCCCGACGACCGCGACCCGGAGGCCCAGTCACGTCGGCTCGCCGCCGAGCGCGAGGCCCTGACCGCGGACCTGCGCGCCCAGCTCGCCGACCAGCCCGAGGCCGTCGGCTCCCTGGACCTGGCGCTGCGCCTGTCCGGGGTCTTCATGCCGGCGCGGGAGCTGTCGAAGTCGAACCTGATCCGCGTGCTGCACGAGGCGCGTCTGCCGATGCGGGCGCTCGCGCAGCGGTACGTCGCGGCCGACCTGCTTCAGCGGCCGGAGGACATCACGATGCTGCGCGAGGACGAGCTCGACGCGTTCGTCGCCGATCCGGCGTCGACGGTGCCGACGATCCGCGAGCGTTGGGAGTGGCACGCCGCGCTCTCCGAGCGGGAACCGCCGTACATCGTGATGGCGGGCGAGGTCCCGCCGGTGACGTCGTGGCCGTTGCGCTCGGAGCCGAACGTCGCGCCGGCGCGCTCGGGTGACGCGCTCACCGGCCTGCCCGCCTGCCCCGGGGTCGCGACCGGCCGGGCGCGGATCATCTCCGACCCCGCCGACGCGCGCGACCTGGAGCCGGGCGAGATCCTCGTCGCCCCGATGACCGACCCCGGCTGGACGCCGTTGTTCACCTCGGCCGAGGCGGTCGTGGTCGACATCGGCTCGACGATGTCCCACGCCGCGATCGTGTCCCGTGAGCTCGGGATCCCCTGCGTGCTCGGGGTTCAGCACGCGTCGGTACGGATCCCCAACGGCGCCCTGCTGACCGTCGACGGCACCGCCGGGATCGTGACGGTGCACTGA
- a CDS encoding acyl-CoA dehydrogenase family protein has protein sequence MSSLDDLDLPERDIVRTVADFVDREVRPAVRDLEHANTYPEALIEAMKRLGIYGLAVPEEFGGTDVSMPCYVLVTEELARGWMSLAGAMGGHTVVVKLLTQFGTPEQQKTWLPRLATGEVRATMALTEPGGGSDLQGLTTTARLEGDEYVVDGAKTWISNARRAGLTALLCRTDPAAQPAARGISVLLCEPGPGLTVSKDLPKLGYKGVEACELIFDGYRTPATNVLGGEPGRGFAQMMKGLETGRLQVAARALGVGRAAYEDALAYSQVRETFGKPIWQHQSIGNYLADMATSLEAARQLTLYAARRFDAGHRVDLEAGMAKLFASEAAMKIALDAVRIHGGYGYSTEFDVERYFRDAPLMIVGEGTNEIQKNVIVRQLIERNRHA, from the coding sequence GTGAGTTCACTCGACGACCTCGATCTGCCCGAGCGGGACATCGTCCGCACGGTCGCGGACTTCGTCGACCGCGAGGTGCGGCCGGCGGTCCGGGACCTCGAGCACGCGAACACCTACCCCGAGGCGCTCATCGAGGCGATGAAGCGCCTCGGCATCTACGGCCTCGCGGTGCCCGAGGAGTTCGGCGGGACCGACGTGAGCATGCCCTGCTACGTCCTCGTCACCGAGGAACTCGCGCGCGGGTGGATGAGCCTCGCCGGCGCGATGGGCGGGCACACCGTCGTGGTCAAGCTGCTCACGCAGTTCGGGACGCCGGAGCAGCAGAAGACGTGGCTGCCGCGCCTGGCCACCGGCGAGGTCCGCGCGACGATGGCCCTCACCGAGCCCGGCGGCGGCTCCGACCTGCAGGGCCTGACGACGACCGCGCGACTCGAGGGCGACGAGTACGTCGTCGACGGCGCCAAGACGTGGATCAGCAACGCCCGCCGGGCGGGGCTCACGGCCCTGCTGTGCCGGACCGACCCGGCCGCCCAGCCCGCCGCGCGGGGGATCTCGGTGCTGCTCTGCGAGCCCGGACCCGGCCTGACGGTCTCGAAGGACCTGCCCAAGCTCGGCTACAAGGGCGTCGAGGCGTGCGAGTTGATCTTCGACGGGTACCGCACGCCGGCGACCAACGTCCTCGGCGGCGAGCCCGGGCGCGGGTTCGCGCAGATGATGAAGGGCCTGGAGACCGGGCGCCTGCAGGTCGCGGCCCGGGCCCTCGGCGTCGGCCGCGCGGCCTACGAGGACGCGCTCGCGTACAGCCAGGTCCGCGAGACGTTCGGCAAGCCGATCTGGCAGCACCAGTCGATCGGGAACTACCTCGCCGACATGGCGACCTCGCTGGAGGCGGCGCGTCAGCTCACCCTGTACGCCGCGCGCCGCTTCGACGCCGGGCACCGCGTCGACCTCGAGGCCGGCATGGCCAAGCTGTTCGCGTCCGAGGCGGCGATGAAGATCGCGCTCGACGCGGTCCGCATCCACGGCGGGTACGGCTATTCGACCGAGTTCGACGTCGAGCGCTACTTCCGCGACGCCCCGCTGATGATCGTCGGCGAGGGCACGAACGAGATCCAGAAGAATGTGATCGTGCGTCAGCTGATCGAGAGGAATCGGCATGCCTGA
- a CDS encoding wax ester/triacylglycerol synthase family O-acyltransferase, with product MQQLSGHDATFLALDTGNSSGHSGSVALLGAGRTLTRADVVAQVEARLPAALCRRLAPVPLGLDLPYWVAAVPDLDVHVQEETLPAGAGLPELAALVADRHAQRLDRSRPLWELTLISGVEGRQALYLKIHHAMVDGVGGNDLLLALFGPDAPPPAPPLLSSPSARHLLVRSVASIPGRTGRTVRTVAGVVRRLPDVGAELLRRAPATPLSGPVSPHRQLALVPLDLAEIRKVREALGLTVNDVAVAVTAGALRTWLGEADALPVEPLVAAVPMSLRAAESSGGNVFTLLVAPLPTDVADPRGRALAAAESIRAARAAQGALPPTTLTDLTALAVPALAGPGLGLAARLGLVSRLRPFNLMLSTVPGPRETLSCAGVPFTAYYPLSQVAEGQRLNVTMFGYAGALHVGLLADAALDLDVERLAELMRAELAALVAVSG from the coding sequence ATGCAGCAGCTCAGCGGACACGACGCCACGTTCCTCGCGCTCGACACCGGCAACTCGAGCGGGCACTCGGGGTCGGTGGCGCTCCTCGGCGCGGGCCGGACGCTGACGCGCGCCGACGTCGTCGCGCAGGTCGAGGCCCGGCTGCCCGCGGCGCTGTGCCGGCGGCTCGCGCCGGTGCCGCTCGGCCTCGACCTGCCGTACTGGGTCGCGGCCGTGCCCGATCTCGACGTCCACGTGCAGGAGGAGACCCTGCCCGCCGGGGCGGGCCTGCCGGAGCTCGCGGCGCTCGTCGCGGACCGGCACGCCCAACGGCTCGACCGCTCCCGGCCGCTGTGGGAGCTGACGCTGATCTCGGGCGTCGAAGGTCGGCAGGCGCTGTATCTGAAGATCCATCACGCGATGGTTGACGGCGTCGGCGGCAACGACCTCCTGCTCGCGCTGTTCGGGCCCGACGCCCCGCCGCCCGCCCCGCCGCTGCTCTCGAGCCCGTCCGCGCGGCACCTGCTGGTCCGCAGCGTCGCCTCGATCCCCGGCCGCACTGGGCGGACGGTCCGCACCGTCGCCGGCGTCGTGCGCCGTCTGCCCGACGTGGGCGCCGAACTGCTCCGCCGGGCTCCGGCCACGCCGCTCTCCGGACCGGTCTCGCCGCACCGGCAGCTCGCCCTGGTCCCGCTCGACCTCGCGGAGATCCGCAAGGTCCGCGAGGCGCTCGGGCTGACGGTGAACGACGTCGCGGTCGCGGTCACCGCGGGGGCGCTGCGGACCTGGCTGGGGGAGGCCGACGCACTCCCGGTCGAGCCACTGGTGGCCGCGGTGCCGATGTCGCTGCGCGCGGCGGAGAGCAGTGGCGGCAACGTCTTCACGCTGCTGGTCGCGCCGCTGCCGACCGACGTCGCCGACCCTCGCGGCCGCGCCCTGGCCGCCGCGGAGTCGATCCGCGCCGCCCGCGCCGCTCAGGGCGCACTGCCCCCGACGACGCTGACCGACCTGACCGCCCTCGCGGTCCCGGCCCTCGCCGGCCCGGGCCTGGGCCTCGCCGCGCGGCTCGGCCTGGTCTCCCGGCTCCGGCCGTTCAACCTGATGCTCTCGACCGTCCCCGGACCGCGGGAGACCCTCTCCTGCGCGGGGGTCCCGTTCACCGCGTACTACCCGCTCTCCCAGGTCGCCGAGGGCCAGCGGCTGAACGTCACGATGTTCGGCTACGCCGGGGCCCTCCACGTCGGCCTCCTCGCCGACGCGGCCCTCGACCTCGACGTCGAGCGGCTGGCCGAGCTGATGCGGGCCGAGCTCGCCGCGCTCGTCGCCGTTTCGGGCTGA